A section of the Candidatus Poribacteria bacterium genome encodes:
- a CDS encoding DUF402 domain-containing protein has protein sequence METIELIYKRPPDRVNHFPQNLLYEDDDVIVTTQRIKPSSPIIIDGVTVLGDNYRAVWFVFANRWYDIGKIYNLEDHFTGYYCDIILPMKRLETHFEITDLFLDLWVSPDGSYQVEDEDEFESAVAQNWIQIDLANQARKALQDLIVEVESGAFPPELTNRW, from the coding sequence ATGGAAACAATCGAACTGATTTACAAACGCCCACCGGATCGCGTAAACCACTTTCCGCAAAATCTGCTTTACGAAGACGACGATGTTATTGTCACCACACAACGAATCAAACCTTCCAGTCCAATCATCATTGACGGTGTAACTGTTCTTGGGGATAATTACCGGGCGGTTTGGTTTGTCTTCGCCAACCGCTGGTATGATATAGGGAAAATCTATAATCTTGAAGATCACTTCACAGGATATTACTGCGACATCATTCTACCGATGAAACGACTGGAAACTCATTTTGAAATAACCGATTTATTTTTGGATCTGTGGGTTTCACCGGATGGCAGCTATCAGGTTGAAGACGAAGATGAATTTGAGTCAGCCGTAGCGCAAAATTGGATCCAGATCGATTTGGCAAATCAGGCGAGGAAGGCACTCCAAGATTTGATTGTCGAAGTTGAATCTGGTGCTTTCCCACCGGAGCTTACAAATCGCTGGTGA